One window of Candidatus Omnitrophota bacterium genomic DNA carries:
- a CDS encoding APC family permease gives MERKKVLGFWDLTLFSFCAIFGVEAIATSAAIGPSAVSWWLICIVGYFLPFGLISAELGSTYPEQGGIYIWIKRGLGNKCAARSTWYYWVSLPLWVPAIYIAIAEIIGHMFFPNMSLWTQVLIGIIMIWIAAGINLCPLRVSKWVPNFGTITRLAVIIGMLVTAVIYFLRNGRFANEINISNIIPNLNAAIVFIPIIIYNLEGCELISAASGEMKNPARDIPKAVILSAIAIASLYLITTFAVWVVIPIPEINVASGILQVFTVTFSGHWMKQVITVVLGFLISSTLFAEIVAWNLGMNRTVAEAANHGELPKILGKMTKSMAPVGASVVSGIISTVVIIIYGLIAKNAGELFWHVVSFSLVVGLFSYLMLFPSFIILRIKDKNIKRTYRVPGPDWFAILLAVMAEIFILIALLVLFIQPGHDFMRSALPIIIGVLVTVIAGEILLAYSSRANRTKAT, from the coding sequence ATGGAAAGAAAAAAAGTACTGGGATTTTGGGATCTTACGCTTTTTTCGTTTTGCGCGATTTTTGGCGTAGAGGCCATAGCAACTTCAGCTGCTATTGGGCCTTCGGCGGTATCCTGGTGGTTGATATGTATTGTTGGTTATTTTCTTCCTTTTGGTTTGATCTCCGCTGAATTAGGTTCCACCTACCCTGAGCAAGGCGGTATTTATATCTGGATTAAGAGAGGCTTAGGAAACAAATGCGCAGCGCGAAGCACTTGGTATTACTGGGTTAGTTTGCCATTATGGGTGCCTGCAATATATATTGCGATCGCGGAAATTATCGGGCATATGTTTTTTCCGAATATGAGCCTTTGGACGCAGGTATTAATAGGGATTATAATGATTTGGATTGCAGCTGGAATTAATTTATGTCCACTCAGGGTCTCAAAATGGGTGCCTAATTTTGGTACGATTACAAGGCTTGCGGTGATAATCGGGATGCTTGTTACAGCTGTAATATATTTTCTAAGGAATGGGCGATTTGCAAACGAAATCAATATATCGAATATCATACCGAATTTAAACGCGGCCATCGTATTTATTCCGATAATTATATACAACCTGGAAGGCTGTGAGCTCATATCCGCGGCTTCCGGGGAAATGAAGAATCCTGCGCGCGATATCCCGAAAGCAGTTATCTTGTCTGCTATTGCGATAGCCTCGCTATATTTGATTACAACATTTGCGGTTTGGGTTGTAATCCCAATTCCTGAAATAAATGTCGCAAGCGGAATACTCCAGGTATTTACAGTTACATTTAGCGGACACTGGATGAAGCAGGTTATCACCGTGGTTTTGGGTTTTCTTATATCCTCTACCCTTTTTGCGGAAATAGTTGCATGGAATCTAGGAATGAACCGAACAGTCGCCGAAGCCGCCAACCACGGTGAATTGCCCAAAATATTAGGAAAGATGACTAAGAGTATGGCGCCGGTTGGAGCTTCGGTTGTATCGGGAATTATCTCGACCGTTGTAATTATTATTTATGGGCTTATCGCTAAGAACGCAGGTGAACTATTCTGGCACGTGGTCTCTTTCAGCCTTGTTGTCGGGCTGTTTTCATATTTAATGCTTTTTCCAAGTTTTATTATTTTAAGAATTAAAGATAAAAACATTAAAAGGACTTATCGAGTGCCGGGCCCGGATTGGTTTGCGATACTTCTTGCGGTTATGGCCGAAATATTTATTTTGATAGCGTTATTGGTGTTATTTATACAGCCAGGACATGATTTTATGAGGTCTGCTTTGCCGATCATTATTGGAGTCCTGGTAACCGTTATTGCCGGAGAAATTTTATTAG